Proteins from one Natrinema salinisoli genomic window:
- a CDS encoding translation initiation factor eIF-1A, with protein sequence MTEDSGRRNLRMPNSDEVFAVVTEHLGGNHVRLRCEDGEERLGRIPGRMKYRTWIEQDDIVVAEPWDWQDEKATIEWRYTGQDADQLRREGHID encoded by the coding sequence GTGACAGAAGACTCCGGGCGACGGAACCTCCGTATGCCCAACAGCGATGAAGTATTCGCCGTCGTAACCGAACACCTCGGTGGCAACCACGTTCGCCTCCGCTGTGAGGACGGCGAGGAGCGACTCGGCCGCATTCCGGGCCGGATGAAATACCGGACCTGGATCGAGCAAGACGACATCGTCGTCGCCGAGCCCTGGGACTGGCAAGACGAGAAGGCCACCATCGAATGGCGCTACACTGGTCAGGACGCAGATCAACTGCGTCGCGAAGGCCACATCGATTGA
- a CDS encoding adenosylcobinamide amidohydrolase → MTEPDLDYDSLRRDGVLQVSRSNTEWLSTGWNGGRCTADRAYNVSVPDGWDRTDLERYVDERLERAGFGTPDGASAGPVLLTGVDIADARGARRGPVTAYATAGISNPAALPMRPTPAEEVDAVGEGSEESALEQGRGTVNVIVGTTRALAPGALANLVAVAAEAKAATLLAETGFPGTTTDAIVVGHDPTGSPAEFSGSGTIVGAAARACVRDAVRASLRAHYEAADLSCPESVEAAAYGVSTDGQATVFHPALETSESRTTNE, encoded by the coding sequence ATGACCGAGCCGGACCTCGACTACGATTCGCTTCGGCGGGACGGCGTGCTTCAGGTCTCTCGATCGAACACTGAATGGCTCTCGACCGGCTGGAACGGCGGCCGCTGTACGGCGGACCGTGCGTACAACGTCTCCGTTCCCGACGGCTGGGACCGGACGGATCTCGAGCGCTACGTCGACGAGCGACTCGAGCGGGCGGGGTTCGGGACGCCCGACGGAGCTTCTGCCGGGCCGGTTCTGTTGACGGGCGTCGACATCGCGGACGCTCGCGGTGCTCGCCGCGGTCCGGTCACGGCCTATGCGACCGCGGGGATCTCGAACCCCGCCGCGTTACCGATGCGCCCGACTCCCGCAGAGGAGGTCGACGCTGTGGGGGAAGGGTCCGAGGAGTCAGCGCTCGAGCAGGGCCGGGGTACCGTCAACGTCATCGTCGGGACCACGCGGGCGCTCGCGCCGGGCGCGCTGGCAAACCTCGTTGCGGTCGCCGCGGAGGCGAAGGCGGCGACGTTGCTCGCCGAAACCGGCTTCCCCGGGACGACGACGGACGCGATCGTCGTCGGCCACGATCCGACGGGGTCGCCGGCCGAGTTTTCGGGAAGCGGAACTATCGTCGGCGCGGCGGCGCGCGCCTGCGTTCGGGACGCCGTTCGGGCATCGCTTCGTGCCCACTACGAAGCCGCCGACTTGAGCTGCCCAGAATCGGTCGAGGCTGCGGCATACGGCGTCTCGACGGACGGGCAGGCCACCGTGTTTCACCCCGCACTCGAGACATCCGAGAGCCGGACGACGAACGAGTGA
- a CDS encoding PRC-barrel domain-containing protein yields the protein MCASFTDDDEGKRVVNANGEEIGMVKNVSGGTAHIDPDPGMTDTVKSKLGWGDHDEETYPLDDDNVESITDDEIRLQRL from the coding sequence ATGTGCGCTAGCTTCACCGACGACGACGAGGGGAAACGCGTCGTCAACGCGAACGGAGAGGAAATCGGCATGGTAAAAAACGTCAGCGGCGGAACCGCCCACATCGATCCCGATCCCGGCATGACCGATACGGTCAAATCCAAACTCGGCTGGGGAGACCACGACGAGGAGACTTACCCGCTCGACGACGACAACGTCGAGTCGATAACCGACGACGAAATCCGACTCCAGCGTCTCTGA
- a CDS encoding SDR family NAD(P)-dependent oxidoreductase, with amino-acid sequence MDGTTAVVTGGTRGIGRAVAEAFAAEGATVVVGARDGDDVETTVDALEAAGATAAGLRTDVRDEYDVEWLTETASRTGAASGIDVVVPAAGVYHGEAGHTPTDGESYSTFDDHWRTNGRGVYATIRESLPHLNDGARVLVPTGSVARDGNSGYGSYAISKATAEAVARGFAADTEYVVGCLDPGIVATDLSGANGRDPDAVAPMFVWGALEAEPDEIDGEIVGLREWKQATR; translated from the coding sequence ATGGACGGAACGACAGCCGTCGTCACTGGCGGCACTCGTGGCATCGGACGGGCCGTCGCCGAGGCGTTCGCGGCCGAGGGAGCCACCGTCGTCGTGGGCGCCCGAGACGGCGACGACGTCGAGACGACCGTCGACGCGCTCGAAGCCGCCGGTGCGACCGCAGCGGGCCTCAGGACCGACGTTCGAGACGAGTACGACGTGGAGTGGCTTACCGAGACTGCCTCGCGAACGGGTGCGGCGTCCGGTATCGACGTCGTCGTCCCTGCAGCGGGCGTCTACCACGGCGAGGCCGGACACACGCCGACGGACGGCGAGTCGTATTCGACGTTCGACGATCACTGGCGGACGAACGGGCGCGGCGTCTACGCGACGATCCGCGAGTCGCTCCCGCACCTGAACGACGGCGCGCGGGTGCTCGTGCCGACTGGGTCCGTCGCTCGAGACGGGAATTCGGGATACGGCTCCTACGCGATCTCCAAGGCGACCGCGGAGGCGGTGGCTCGCGGGTTCGCGGCCGACACCGAGTACGTCGTCGGGTGTCTGGACCCCGGCATCGTCGCGACGGATCTTTCGGGAGCGAACGGCCGCGATCCCGACGCCGTCGCGCCGATGTTCGTCTGGGGGGCGCTCGAGGCGGAGCCGGACGAGATAGACGGGGAAATCGTCGGATTGCGCGAGTGGAAACAAGCGACCCGATAA
- a CDS encoding YkgJ family cysteine cluster protein codes for MSADHRRVEVYPDREVVVEFDPDLTFECVDDCTWCCHHGVLLYDRDLLELAQRANLAETTTEFRGEKFVTREAKDRDDHVGEDGSACAFLREDGLCSLHLEEDWKPTRCSVFPLGVWLEDGDLHVDIRESAHEHCEGLNVSERSVIDNLEAFLPELLWELENPDSDREL; via the coding sequence GTGAGCGCTGACCACCGACGCGTCGAGGTGTATCCCGACCGCGAGGTCGTCGTCGAGTTCGATCCCGACCTCACCTTCGAGTGCGTCGACGACTGCACGTGGTGCTGTCACCACGGCGTGCTCCTCTACGACAGGGACCTCCTCGAGTTGGCCCAGCGGGCGAACCTCGCCGAGACGACGACGGAGTTTCGCGGCGAGAAGTTCGTCACCCGCGAGGCGAAAGACCGCGACGACCACGTCGGCGAGGACGGTTCGGCCTGTGCGTTCCTTCGGGAGGACGGACTGTGTTCGCTCCACCTCGAGGAGGACTGGAAACCGACCCGGTGTTCGGTCTTTCCGCTCGGCGTCTGGCTCGAGGACGGCGACCTCCACGTCGACATTCGGGAGTCGGCCCACGAACACTGCGAGGGACTGAACGTCAGCGAGCGCAGCGTTATCGACAACCTCGAGGCCTTCCTGCCGGAACTCCTGTGGGAACTCGAGAATCCGGACTCCGATCGGGAATTGTAG
- a CDS encoding pyridoxal phosphate-dependent aminotransferase encodes MDPDSIRVGDRVPHGGEPDRDLLDFSANTNPRTPEGVGDVYTAALEESRRYPDDDYPAFRAAAGEFVGCEPERVIPTAGGLAAIRLAMECVLEPGDEALVPYPSFGEYAREVQLQGATPRFVRYDDLFEIGSTVLDPCALAVLCTPNNPTGDAVDPDALESFAARCADAGTTLLVDEAFLGFTDRSSAAELERENVVVARSLTKLFGLPGLRAGFAVAAGERRDALATARRAWSLGTPAASVGAHCLRRDEFVRDTRARVAGERERMREALEDDFDVYDSDAPFLLIGVGDRDVSTVIDDARAAGVAVRDATTFRTLDSHVRVAVKGRRANDRLLAALGVRSHDDVDPETES; translated from the coding sequence CTGGATTTCTCGGCCAACACCAACCCCCGAACGCCTGAGGGCGTCGGCGACGTCTACACCGCTGCACTCGAGGAGTCTCGCCGTTATCCGGACGACGACTACCCGGCGTTCCGGGCCGCGGCCGGCGAGTTCGTCGGCTGCGAGCCGGAGCGAGTGATTCCCACGGCCGGCGGGCTGGCGGCGATCCGGCTCGCGATGGAGTGCGTCCTCGAGCCGGGTGACGAGGCACTCGTTCCCTACCCCAGCTTCGGGGAGTACGCCCGCGAAGTCCAGCTACAGGGGGCGACACCGAGGTTCGTCCGGTACGACGACCTGTTCGAGATCGGATCGACCGTGCTCGATCCGTGTGCCCTCGCGGTGCTCTGTACGCCGAACAATCCGACCGGAGACGCGGTCGATCCGGACGCGCTCGAGTCGTTCGCCGCCCGGTGTGCGGACGCCGGTACGACGCTCCTCGTCGACGAGGCGTTCCTCGGGTTTACCGATCGGTCGTCGGCGGCCGAACTCGAGCGGGAGAACGTCGTCGTCGCTCGCTCGCTCACCAAACTGTTCGGCCTGCCCGGACTCCGCGCCGGCTTCGCCGTCGCAGCTGGCGAGCGACGCGACGCGCTCGCGACGGCTCGCCGCGCGTGGTCGCTCGGGACGCCGGCCGCCAGCGTCGGCGCACACTGCCTGCGACGGGACGAGTTCGTTCGCGACACGCGCGCTCGCGTCGCCGGCGAGCGCGAGCGGATGCGGGAGGCGCTCGAGGACGATTTCGACGTTTACGACTCGGACGCGCCGTTCCTCCTCATCGGCGTCGGCGACCGCGACGTCTCGACGGTGATCGACGATGCGCGAGCCGCCGGCGTCGCCGTTCGCGACGCGACGACGTTCCGCACCCTCGATTCGCACGTCCGGGTCGCGGTCAAGGGCCGAAGGGCAAACGATCGGCTGCTCGCCGCGCTGGGCGTTCGCAGTCACGACGACGTCGACCCCGAAACGGAGTCATGA
- a CDS encoding fumarylacetoacetate hydrolase family protein, translating into MKLARIATDDGPVAGRYEDGVVHADDGVYEVGTDGDFLPPCEPSALYCVGRNFAATLDQMEYERPDEPDFFIKPPASLVGHGDAIPYPDFSDEVTYAGELAAVIDEPCRNVPEDEVSDVVRGYTILNDMDALDQGGRTARKAFDASGPLGPWIETAVDPGGIDMHTDVAGERRQEANTELMLFDPDEIVSYLSRRFTFRPGDVISFGSPANPGLVEPGDTVEITYEGVGTLRNTVVDSSEREKLPLESEGVRS; encoded by the coding sequence ATGAAACTCGCGCGGATCGCGACGGACGATGGACCGGTAGCCGGACGATACGAGGACGGCGTCGTTCACGCGGACGACGGCGTCTACGAGGTGGGGACGGACGGCGACTTCCTGCCGCCCTGTGAACCTTCGGCGCTGTACTGCGTCGGCCGGAACTTCGCGGCGACGCTCGATCAGATGGAGTACGAGCGGCCCGACGAACCCGACTTCTTCATCAAACCGCCGGCGTCGCTCGTCGGTCACGGGGACGCGATTCCCTACCCCGACTTCAGCGACGAGGTGACCTACGCCGGCGAACTCGCGGCCGTCATCGACGAACCCTGTCGAAACGTCCCGGAAGACGAGGTGTCCGACGTCGTCCGCGGCTACACGATTTTGAACGATATGGACGCGCTCGATCAGGGCGGCCGAACGGCCCGGAAGGCCTTCGACGCCTCGGGCCCGCTCGGGCCGTGGATCGAGACGGCCGTCGACCCCGGTGGGATCGACATGCACACCGACGTGGCCGGCGAGCGCCGTCAGGAAGCGAATACCGAACTGATGCTCTTCGACCCCGACGAGATCGTCTCGTACCTCTCCCGCCGGTTCACCTTCCGCCCCGGCGACGTGATCTCTTTCGGGAGTCCCGCCAACCCCGGCCTCGTCGAACCCGGCGACACCGTCGAGATCACCTACGAGGGCGTCGGCACGCTCCGCAACACGGTCGTCGACTCGAGCGAACGGGAGAAACTGCCGCTCGAGTCCGAGGGAGTTCGCTCGTAG